The following are encoded together in the Melitaea cinxia chromosome 22, ilMelCinx1.1, whole genome shotgun sequence genome:
- the LOC123664461 gene encoding UDP-glucosyltransferase 2-like, producing MYHRILVLFLSFLFVTTEAAKILGVFPMPSLSHQIVFRRITQELAKRGHEVTVITTDPAFPEGNGPTNLKEIDIHDVSYALFQETFQTKYKAGAMKHQTFAEMREGLRIFSSLFHIQVQTPQVQELITNKNNTFDLILIEAVTRPDYLNQFDVHEMLKQDFGSDVPALEELYNNVHLLFLNIHPIWADNQPVPPGVIFTGGIHQLPEKELPKDLKTYLDSSKRGVIYVSFGTNILARMFEPETVKIIVNVLSKLPYDVLWKWDQDELPGNLDNIKISKWLPQSDLLRHPKMKLFVTQAGLQSTDEAITAGVPLVAIPMLADQWYNAQKYVKHGIGMKLDIDFLTEDKLKHAIETVISDESYRRNIIKLRDIMRDQPETPLERAIWWLEYAIRHGGAKQLRAPTANISTAEYFELELVLIVLSIAVAAFMLFICFLCRLGKEAAKILGVFPIPSISHQVVFRKITQELVKKGHEVTVITPDPAFPEGNGPANLKEIDVHDVSYAFWQSIFQSKYKAGIHNTPSFSELREGTKLFSYLLHIQIETPMVRELITNKNNKFDLILVEAVMRPALVFSHIFKAPVILMSSFGAIFNNHDIMGSLTHPILYPSTLQFKIYNLTFWEKIEALRLHYTYEYASYLNEFDEHQILQQDFGSDVPAIKELYNNVHMLFLNIHPVWADNQPVPPGVVFMGGIHQLPQKELPKDLKTYLDSSKRGVIYVSFGTNVLAGMISPDKVQVMVNVLSKLPYDVLWKWDQDELPGKSDNIRTSKWLPQSDLLKHPKIKLFVTQAGLQSTDEAITAGVPLVAIPMLGDQWYNAEKYLKHGIGMKLAIDSLTEEQLKYAIETVITDESYRRQVTKLRDIMLDQPETPLERAMWWLEYAIRHGGAKQLRAPTANISMAEYLELELVLIVLLTAVTALILLILIFVYER from the exons ATGTATCACagaattttagtattatttttgtcGTTCTTGTTTGTTACAACAGAGGCGGCAAAAATTCTAGGAGTGTTTCCAATGCCGTCCTTAAGTCATCAAATCGTATTCCGTAGAATAACTCAGGAACTTGCTAAAAGGGGTCATGAAGTGACAGTAATTACAACTGATCCAGCATTTCCCGAAGGAAATGGACCAACAAATCTTAAAGAAATCGATATTCATGATGTATCTTACGCACTTTTCCAAGAAACTTTTCAAACTAAATACAAGGCCGGTGCTATGAAACATCAAACATTTGCAGAAATGAGAGAAGGACTCCGAATATTCTCAAGTCTTTTTCACATCCAGGTACAAACACCACAAGTTCAAGAACTCATAACAAACAAGAACAATACATTTGACTTAATATTAATCGAGGCTGTTACGCGCCCTG actatttaaatcaatttgatGTGCATGAAATGTTGAAACAAGATTTTGGCTCAGATGTTCCAGCTTTAgaagaattatataataatgtgcaCTTGTTGTTTCTCAATATTCATCCTATCTGGGCAGACAATCAGCCTGTACCACCCGGTGTTATATTTACGGGTGGAATTCATCAATTACCTGAAAAGGAGCTACCAAAG GATCTAAAAACCTACTTGGACTCGTCGAAGCGTGGTGTTATCTACGTGAGTTTTGGGACCAATATATTGGCAAGAATGTTTGAACCAGAAACAGTTAAAATTATAGTGAACGTATTATCCAAGTTACCCTATGATGTTTTGTGGAAATGGGATCAGGACGAGCTGCCAGGGAATCtggataatataaaaatatccaaaTGGCTACCACAATCAGACTTATTGA GACATCCTAAAATGAAGCTGTTTGTTACACAAGCTGGACTTCAATCAACGGATGAAGCTATCACTGCTGGTGTGCCGCTTGTTGCTATACCTATGTTAGCCGATCAATGGTATAATGCTCAAAAGTATGTCAAGCATGGTATCGGTATGAAACTCGATATTGACTTTTTAACTGAGGACAAACTAAAACATGCCATAGAAACTGTAATATCGGACGAAAG CTATCGCCGTAACATCATTAAGCTTCGTGACATAATGCGTGATCAGCCAGAGACGCCCCTAGAGCGAGCGATATGGTGGCTTGAATATGCCATAAGACACGGTGGAGCAAAACAACTTCGCGCACCAACAGCTAACATTTCAACGgctgaatattttgaattggaATTGGTTTTAATTGTGCTATCAATAGCAGTCGCggcttttatgttatttatt TGTTTCCTGTGCCGTttgggtaaagag GCGGCCAAAATTCTAGGAGTGTTTCCTATACCGTCTATTAGCCATCAAGTTGTGTTCCGTAAAATAACTCAGGAACTTGTTAAAAAGGGTCATGAAGTGACAGTTATTACACCGGATCCAGCGTTTCCCGAAGGAAATGGACCAGCAAATCTTAAAGAAATTGATGTCCATGATGTATCTTACGCATTTTGGCAAAGTATTTTTCAGTCTAAGTACAAGGCCGGTATACACAATACCCCAAGTTTTTCAGAATTAAGAGAAGGAACCAAACTATTTTCATACCTTTTACACATTCAGATAGAAACTCCAATGGTTCGAGAATtgataacaaacaaaaacaacaaatttgATCTAATATTAGTAGAGGCGGTAATGCGACCTGCGCTTgttttttcacatatttttaaagCGCCAGTAATTTTGATGAGTTCTTTTGGGGCTATTTTTAACAATCACGACATTATGGGTTCACTGACACACCCAATTTTGTATCCTTCTACGCTTCAGTTCAAGATTTACAATCTAACTTTCTGGGAAAAAATTGAAGCTCTACGCTTACACTACACATATGAATACGCATCCTACTTAAACGAATTTGATGAACACCAAATTTTGCAACAAGATTTTGGATCAGATGTCCCAGCtataaaagaattatataataatgtacataTGTTGTTTCTAAATATTCATCCTGTTTGGGCAGATAATCAGCCTGTACCTCCTGGTGTTGTATTTATGGGTGGAATCCATCAATTACCTCAAAAGGAGCTACCAAAG GATTTAAAAACATACTTGGACTCGTCGAAACGTGGTGTCATATACGTGAGTTTTGGTACCAATGTATTAGCAGGAATGATTTCACCGGACAAAGTTCAAGTAATGGTGAATGTATTATCTAAGTTACCATATGATGTTTTATGGAAATGGGACCAAGATGAGCTGCCGGGAAAATCAGATAACATTAGAACGTCCAAATGGTTACCACAATCCGATTTATTGA AACATCCCAAAATAAAACTGTTTGTTACACAAGCTGGACTTCAATCTACAGATGAAGCTATCACTGCTGGTGTACCGCTTGTTGCTATACCAATGTTAGGAGATCAATGGTACAATGCTGAGAAATATCTCAAGCATGGTATTGGTATGAAACTTGCGATTGACTCTTTGACTGAAGAGCAACTGAAATATGCTATAGAAACTGTGATCACAGACGAAAG TTATCGTCGACAAGTAACTAAGCTTCGTGACATAATGCTTGATCAGCCGGAGACGCCACTAGAGCGAGCGATGTGGTGGCTTGAATATGCCATAAGACATGGTGGAGCAAAACAACTTCGCGCACCAACAGCTAACATTTCAATGGCTGAATATTTGGAATTGGAATTGGTTTTAATTGTGCTATTAACGGCAGTCACTGCTTTAATActattaattcttattttcgtatat gaAAGATAG